Genomic window (Temnothorax longispinosus isolate EJ_2023e chromosome 3, Tlon_JGU_v1, whole genome shotgun sequence):
tgatgcaagaataaaaaaataaatggattTCTGGAAATGCTGCAAATTCTTCCAAGTTTCACAGTCCCCACATTAGCAATTGAGAGGTCCATCTACAGCACCTACGGCTGCACTGTAGTATATTGAATTCGCACtacttttgatataaaaaattattcgaaatttaGCTGTTTTTGATGTCGAAAATTACTTGAAATCGAGCTGATTTCGAtgtcgaaaattattttaaattgagcTGATTTCGATGTCGAAAATTTCTCTAAACCAAGCTCGTCTGAATCTCGAAACGATGTGGAATTTCGATGACCATATTTCGATATcatttcgacattttatttctcactGGGGCAGCTCGCTCTTTGGTGAAATGTTGTGTTAGTCATGGAGGTTACGGAGCTTGTGAAAAGTGCACCTGTGTTGGTGAATATGTTGCTGATCGTGTAGTCTACACAAATCTGAATGCTCCATTGCGAACTGATCACTCGTTCATCACTCAGGAAGATCCACTTCATTATATAGGCCGTTCTATTCTAGAAAGAGTACATTCAGGAATGGTTTCCCACTTTAGATTAGATCCATTTCATTTAGTCTGGCATGGAGTCTTTAAACGATTATTGATGACATGGATGCAATGGAATGGACCATGGAAACTTAACAAGTTCTccaggaaaaatatttctaacaatttaattttttttaaaggattTCTGTCCAAGTGATTTTTGCAGACCACCGAGATCAATTAACGACTGGAAGATGTATAGAGGTATAGAAGAGAGGAGATTATGTCTTTATGATGGACTCCTAGTATTTCGTGATAAATTGCAGGAAAACATTTACAAAAACTATCTCTTACTTCAGGCTACTCTATATATCCTCTCTAGCCCTTTGCATGTCAATGTACTTAATGACTTTGCTAAGGAATTACTCAGAACTTTCATTCAGCattgtatcaatttatatGGGAGACGTTTTGTGGTGTATAATGTTCACTCACTCTGTCATTTGGCTCAAGAATGTGCAGAACACGGACCTCTGGAAAATTTCAgctcttttatatttgaaaatcgTTTAAAATCAATCAAAAGTAGCCTAAAATCTGGATATAAACCACTGCAACAAGCTGCACGACGAGATTTGGAGCGAACCAGAacagtaaaaattgaattgaaaaCTAAAGAAAAGACTGTTCACCTTTCTTACAGACATGAAGATGCAGAAGAACAATTACCAGAAACATATTTTCAGTGTCTTTCTATTGATAGTGTAATTTTCCGGACTGGTATAAAGTATAAAGGCAAGTTTCAGAAATAGATGACGAAAGACTTGTCGTGCCATGGCAGAACGTTTATGATAAGTGTTGGTTGATGCCTTTCAatgataattcttttttacgtGTTCCTCTTCTTCACACAATGccattgttttaataatatttaacatttttttagctaGGGTATGTTTAACATTTGGaacgtaaaaattttacaattaaaaacattGTCATTGCCCAAAAAGTACAATTTGTGATACGAAAAAACAtggttattaaattttattgtttacctttttattttgcagttTGTGGTCGTGAAGTTCTTATCTATCGATAATGATGAAGATGAATATTACGAGGTAGCTCTCTCAAAGTGGCTTCAAgatttagatgaaaatatGATCGGGAGCATACTCTGGCCAGGAGATGATTCTACAGCAGGGACGTTAGTGCGAACTCAAGTAAATGCGCAATCAAATTGGTCCATTCATACAGTGGaagttaaaagatattatggtaagcaatttttctttgtattctttttacttaaatcttagtaataatatttctctgcTACAGATACATATTTTCATGCACGAAAAGGATTGGCAGGAATAATAGAATATGCCTCAGCCTATGAGACTGATACTGAAAAAGAAATgggaagaggaaaaagaaagaaaaaaatgaaaccaATCGCATCTTCAGATGAGTCTGATAATGACCAGCATttagaaaatcaatttaagaaaaaaaagccaAGCATTCCTTCACCACCAGCAATCCATGTTCCTGAAGCTTCTACCTCAGTTGATAAGACTTCTAGTCATAAGTACAAAAGATACGTTATTGAAGATTCCTCAAACATCAAAGAATCGAAAGTTGCAAGACATCTGGATGAACCTAGAGTTCCTTTAATAAGAGTTAGGACACCGTCCACCATTAACAAGGGAGAAGTTAGTGGGAGTAAGACAAAGCACAATCCGAGGTACGAGCGTAGCCCACTTTCTTCCAAAGAAAAGTTAGATCCACCTATTCGTAATTCGTCAAATTTTGTTAGTGCAGGTATGTTAGGTATTCTTTTTGCATGTACACACgaacccgcgcgcgcgcgcgcatacacacacagacacatgcacacacgcacacgcacaagTTATAATAATCTATGTCATTTTATGTTCAcatattttcagattttcacGAACGTTTTATAAgattagaagaaaaattagaagacaTCAGTAGTAAGCTTGACGTTATTATTATGAACCAAGAGAACTTAAATAGAAGTCTGCTTCCGGAAAAGTCTGTCATCAATAGACCCTCAAATCTACCCTTTCTGCCTCTGAGTGACATAAAAAGCCTTGAAgaatttgagaaatttttatcCAAAGATGTAAATCTTTCAGCAGcagtaagtaatattttattatgcttaTACaacttgatatatttttattattttatggcTGCATTCtggatattcactgccagtactaaatttatagtttacgtcacgtacactatagattttcagtactggcagtgaatattgGAACGCCATCTATATCTCTGTAATATGTTTCATAaatactgatttttttttgtttggtCCCTTTCTTGTAGTGCTACTATTTGAAGAGTTTGCCTTTgggaaataatgagaaaactGCAACGTCAAAACTTATGACTCAACTGATGACCAATTCCTTAGctgtacattttaattttgaggGTCATAATCCTCAGAAAGctatgaaaattaaaaggtCATTTAAACAGTTGAAACTTTGGGAATTATTTCAAGGTATTCTATCTTCTTTCAAGTATTCCGTCTctcaaagtttttaatttattatacattattaggTAACTCAGAGATTCgcagaatatttatttctctttattgtACTTTTAATCTAGGAGTGATGCTACTAAAATTTCCGAACAGCGATTTATCAGAAGCTTTAAATGCAATCAGAAATTGGCTACGAAATGCTGCTTGGCGTAAACaagattaaaatgtaaaattgtttaggATTTCccttttatatgtaatttttgaagccttattatattattggtgtttctttttcgctttattttattgcactaGAGTAGCTATTATATAGGAAGTTTGTCAGAttcaattttaagtttaaatatataatgtacgtatatatgtgtatattaacGTCGATATTAACATCTAGATATcgtcaaaattcaaaaatctggACGTCTACATAAACGTCAAATTAGATCTCATTTAGAATGTTTATCCGACTTGCCATTTCTCCCTGGGAACAAGATAGTCACATTGAGtttatgattattaaatttgtttgcaTTAAATCAACGCAAAGACTTCATATCATCAGTAATGCGTGTAGATCTATTGGCAATTTTATGCAATATCGTCGGTATGATCGTTAAATTATgcattcgaaaaattttagtgTCGCCgtatctcgattttttttaatactaaatatcACCGACGTGTTCCCTAAATATCACTGACGATTTCCCTTTCGTTGAATATGCACGAATGTCCCAGAGGAAGGCCTATCGAAATTGAGCGGatgaatattcaataatacaaACATAAAACTGTTCACGCAATCAGACAACAGTAAATACGTCATTTTGATCAGCTACTTTCTCGAtctctgatttttttattaccatGTCACTGACACTTTGTGCAATCATGTgtaactataaatttttacttcatATCTCGAGTTTTGACAATGAGAATTTTATCTCTACGATGCGTTTCCTATCTTCTAAATAACTTCACAGCAAGCAACAGCTATAATATCCTccttattgtttatatacacGAGCttgttttgtaattttatatttataatattcttacaaGATCAATTAGTACCTTTATATTGAtaagacaaatataaaaataaatagctaATTAAAAGTTCtgagaataagaaaaaaaattttttaatttgtaaaggTATATCCAAGAAACAAACATATTATGGGTGTGATTCACTTGGCGCTGCAAACTGCAAACGCTCTTGGAAACATTTCATCCTTgttgtttatcaaatgttaaacGAGGACAAAATAATGCTCTGAAGCGTTTGAAGCGTCTATAGTGGATCgcactatatattatttatcaaaacaacaataagaagaaaaatgaaaagtatGAGTAATACAAATTTTCAGAGAAAGCGCATTTTTCTATATGGGGGTTCAGCAGAAAAATCGATAACGcacagtaaataaaaaaagaaaaaaatcgagaaGAGTCGGAAGTCAATGAGCGCCGTAGATCAAGCCAGCTTGAAGATAAGCTCTTTCGCCGACCGATTTAATTGGCATTACGGCCCTTCGCGTGGGTGGCAAACCACGTGCGTGCACGCATCTGCGAGACTGGATGCGCGATACCATCGACGCGCACAGGACACAacgagaaaggaaaaaggaagGAAATTCCACTAGTCGTCCTCGAGTACCGGGTATTGGCTCGGATCTTTGGACTCGCGGGAACCCGCACGAAAGctgcgcgcgcgcccgcgccgcgccggcgagaGTGCTCCGCTACCGTTCCGCAGATGCAGCTGATAGGTACTGCGCTTCTCGCAATTTATGCCGTtgatgcgtgcgtgcgttcaCACACCTCGTTAACTTGCGATTATTTAACGCGTTATCTGTTGTAATGAGAAATTAGACGCGAAAATTACATCCCAAATTGGATGAAAATATGTCGACAATGGCAGAGAGGAGTGAGAAATGAGTTTTGCAATTCATGAATAAGTGATGTTGACTCATGTTATTCATGAAAAATCGAAACGAACAATGAATGATGAGTAATCTTCGTAAATCATGTTTTTAATGCGCGTTGCTTTTATCGTGCATGTTCCAGGTGTACTTCTGCATTTTCATGATATAACGTAAATTTTGCAGAGAAGATCATACTTctataaaagaagatatattaCGCTTCTATCAATTCAATATGTATGCATGCATATGCGAAATCAGCGAAATTGCttctaatgtaaaataaactgTTTTATCTACGATAACAGCTGATTGTCGataagaaacattttctaCATCATCGGCAACAGCCTTCCCAGAGATCTGGAAGCTTGATCAGAGCTGATCTAGGTGTCGCATGTTACCGAGGCGATATTTACTCTGtaaatgtgtataataatattaaatattaaataaataaaaattaataatcatttacaaagagaaaggaaacaaGAAAGATATTCCTaggtgtaaaatatatgtaaagataaaaattaaaatgtagagataaatataaaagtttttcaatAATACGTTATACTTATTCTAAGTTTctcaaatattctttttaatattcttgaaatatcttagattatctcgaaaaaatgcacacattttcataaattccgTACACATTTAtgaacattttattacattttttcgtGTCTGTTTTCCTTAAAAACAATCATATAAGAAAactagagaaagaaaattacatttcacttaaatttaatcgaaaaatattggTAGAGTCTATGTCAAAATAAAGCTCGTCATTTCTCTATGATGAAATGATCGGATTTTACGATTATCACTctcacgaaaatatttttcgactCGATTAAACGTGCCTATCTCGTCCCACAATTCACCCATGATGCGACGTGATGGCAGGATATggatattctttttttttctcgtaataTTTTCCATGCTCGACCACCGGACTGGTCGGTCAATCCACATTTTCAATGGGTTTTCGATGGGATTTTACGGCGGCCAAAGCGAGCGTCGCATTCCAAAGCCGAtcgatcaataaataaaaaaaatagcaagCCGCGTTAGCTAGAGAAGTCAGTGGATAAAAAATGGTAAAAGCAAGTGTAGCGGAAGAAGTGACCATTCAAGAGAAGCAATAAAACCCCGCCaagcaattattattttcgttttcaGAACTATATCTACCTATATATGAACCTcatacatacatgtgtagtagtttaaatcaaaatttaagtaattcacgcataattattttttaatttttttatattcaaagcGATTATTCTGACCtaattaacttaattgtttcctttttttcaaaatattttaatacatttatatattattggcCAGaccattttataattaatatactcgAGTACTTTTACATAACTTttgaataaacaaattaaatttcaattagaCAAAAGCTATTTTATAGCAAGGCCGTTGTATTCTTTTctagtaattttttactttatataatatatatgtatatacacacataaattagttcatatatttatacacatacaattacacatataactattttaaaatataaaatgtaatattttacgatcGCAAGCTCTTTTCGAATCATGTCTTCCATTTGCCATCCATTCCATTCAAAATCGCGCGCGTCAGTTCTCATTGGTTCTTTCGAAATATGCGAGAGCTGATTTCATTCCGTTCCTGAAGAGACAGGAGAGAGGATATTTAAATCTGCTCTCTCGAAATACGTTTATGCCAGCCGTCCGATTCTCGCGGAACAGAGTAGCGAGATTGAGTGTCGGCGGAGGCATCCTTGACTGACAGCAAATACGAAGGGTGAAAAGGATCGCGCGAAAGGTTAGGGAAGAAAGACGGAGCCGCATGTGCCGAGGCAGCTTGTTTAAGGACGCTCGTGTCTTATCGATCGTTGAACTCCGCAGATAGCCAAAACTTGCTTCTCGCTGTGATTGCAGTCCTGACATTTCCCGTTACCATATTCCCCTTATCTTCAAACTAATATCGCAACAATTTACATATCTTGTAACGCAACTTCCGAGACTGCTAGGCGGACAAAGATAATGCGATATATTTTGAGCACGCGATTGCATTCAAATACGCCCGCAATCTCTCAAGATAACTACTTCGTGGGAATTTGATGTACAAATACAAGGATATTGAATATACAATTAAGCAAAATAGGTTTCTTCCATATAACGATATACTCGTGTTTGTTTGTGTAATTTACatcacataatttatataggctttttgttatcaattttcaaaaatcagtTTGCCAGACTCTAAAGTGTTTTTTGAATATCTCAAGTAGAAATTAATCTAACATaagaaatgaatatttaaagcaGATAAAATGATGAATACATTAAATCTCAAATTGTTaggaaaaatttgttttcacaCACCACATATTCGGTATCAGACTTATATAcgcaattatttaacaaagGTTTTGTGTCTGTCACAAACAATTTCTTTCGTTCGTAAAAGAAAGCTTTGAGAGCGAAAAGGGAACCGCTGGAGAGAGAGTTTCCTCGCAAATGTACATATAAGATATATCGTTGGTTGATCAAAGGATGTCCTATGTGCAACATATCGAACGCTTCTTCCTTGCTTAATCACAAAGGTTCCATCCGAGATCCAAGCGCATATACATGTCGACATACATAGATAAATCTTATGTGCCATCTGGAGTGTACATTAGATACGCGGTACGCCTTTTATCGTTTTCAGATTTGGTAAAGGATATCACTTAACACGTTTGCTCTCACCGTTTGTGACTATCTTTTGAGAATTTAatctactattatatataaaattttatcacaaaatattatcACAAAAATCGAAATGTTCTACACATGTGATGCGTGTTAATGAAACttaagcaaaataattttgtccaaataattactaatatgtgatcaaagaaatatatcatgtttagaaataattatatttcggAAAAAATCAATAAGTCTGATAAATTCAAACAACTTAAATATATCGATTAGTTGATAACATCAACCGTGAAAATTTATCATCACAAACCAacgtttcatgaatttttatttaaaaaagagtaataaattgatacaaaataaaatcatattattgcaaatttcaaaacactacattttatattacaaaatatataaaatattcttttaaaattttaaacaaaagtaagTATCAAAATAAATGCTACATCAATTTCAGTAAACCTTCAAGCATGTGCTCGATATCGGGGTCAAAGTTGACACAATATCTATactgtcttttattttatgtgtcAACTCTTTGTTGAACTCGGCCGTTCACCCAGTAATCACACAACAAAATGGACGTGTTCCTAAACACAGCTTGGAAAAAGCTTGGGAAAGAAAGCGAGGCGGTATACTTTATGGAATCGTGCACTTTATCGGTTCTCTTCCTCTGTGTTTAATACTTGCTCAGATGAGAATCGAAGTTAATGGAAGGGCTGCCGCTGTCGCGACAATACCTCAAAAGCGCAGCGAAAGGGGACTATCGTGCAAGGCGTATAACCCCCTTTTAATCACGGGAACGACGACAGGGCGATGAAAAATTCAGGTCGCTTCGAAGGGAATTCGTGCTCCGGTGGCTGCAAAGGTGATGGCGGCTCGACGGGCAGGGAGTGAGATGATGATTGTGACGGAGAGTGCAAACGTGATATTAAAACGTCAGCTCGCACGGGGCCTAAACTGTCGAGTGCGTTTCGCATACGATAATGCAACGGGATCGAATCACCCTTGTTGCTCTCCGATCCCGCGATCGCACTAGATATCTCTACCCTCGCGCTGTGTTCGACACTGTTTTCGGTATATATGTGCGTGCGGAATGTCGAGAATATTTCACTGCAAAATTTTGACGCGCGACAAGGGATCTGCACTGTCGAATATATGGAAATGCGTGACATGTGTTTCTCATTCGCggaaagtttattaaattatttcgtcgCACTCTCCTGCAGCTTTGCGTGGCAGTGATGAATATTGATGAAAATGATACTTTcaacgtattatatataatattcaagcGAAATGTATATGCAGAATCTCTTTATAGAAAGCGCAGAATTGTTCGTTAGTTCAATCCttggaattttattatttttatataaaatattcttctggtagaaatttacattaaagtttcttcataaaataatataatttaaaaagtctgAGTGAAAACGGCATATATCGCATTTCTGTATAAATgctttgtaaactttttataGTTTAgctatttttagataatacgacaaaaatattgtttacaaATGTAACATGCTTATGTGTGACGTGTGTATTATTCTTTCCTACctataactataaataaaattcgcaTAACTAGATCATGTCGATAACTAATAGTTATGTATACtagctatttatttttacatgctaaaattgttaaatgcTGTCGGCATCAATGATTAAATGGCATATCATAATAATAGAACACaaaaattaggaaaaatgtaaatactacaagagagagagggaggggagaTTCATTCAAAATCTTATCCAAAACCGTAaaagtaaagaatttttaaagacaATCTTCAatctttcaataatattttgatatgcaactggaaataatattctaacgTGTGCGCCcacggaaaaaaatgatgttatATCAACAGCATCGGTgttgagataaaatttattgatgcaacacattaatattaatgaacaaaaaacatgagataattgttttaataatttaaatatttggttcaataatatccaattgaaTTCACTATTTATGCTTGTGGCTGCCCGTGACGTCgacgtttaattgaagcaacttcatttttttccgtgcGCAATATGCAAAAGGTGTGCAAAAGTGACGTTTGCTTAAACTTCTTCAGCCCGCGAGCTCATCTTCGCCTTCCGACGAAGGATTTTACGGAAATTTTGCGGATCCACCTATTATACCCTGGTATCAACTGTCATTAATTGATGTTTACTTAGTAACGGGGGAATTGTGTATACCTAACGAAGCCACGTTTGAGGAACGAAAATGAAGTTTGTGAAAGGCAGCTTGAATGGTATGTCGAAATTTAGAGTGAAATTATGacgaataattaattcgaCTCCATTCGGCTTATATTATCATTTCGAGAGCCCCGATGAATTAATCATCATCCTAAAATAACATCACAATGGACTTTGAAATAACATCGTGAATAATGTCGCTCTCACGAATATTAAGCTGAAATACAGCCGGACAATTTTGAATGTTAAACGTCGCATTGATTAAGCTAAACACAGGATTACATTTTCAGTCATAACCTAATTCCGAAGATTATAGCGATTCGAAAAGATCGAtagaaattttcatgaaaagaTTAATAGACATTTTTTGTCATTCTATAATCTATCTATACTCAAATTTGTGATAACTTTGGAAAGTCTTCCTTCAACGttgttttcttaaaatcattttatgtataaattttctaatctAAAGTCTAAAAACCAACATAAATGTGGAATGCATTTAATAGTGATGGTAACGTAACTTAAAATGATTGAGCAACGTACGTTGGTAGACATCTGGAACCAGTCATcagattaagaaaattttgcgaTCCGTCTACATCAGTCTTCGTGGTCGATGTTTTTAGCTATGACGAATGGGCATCCTTATTTCAGACAAGACAGTAGCAACAAGATCGATGTTCCTACTCGATTTAACATCTTACgagataaaaacaatttacaaaGAGTTTTGAAGCTTATACTGACAATGACATGAGACATGTGACATTTTctgtgaaaataaatatttcacattataGAGAATTTAAACATAAACTGCTAATAGATAAAACagcaaaaatatcattatatcagaaagagaaaagtgtttaaaaaatatatatatatattctttaataaacgatattattactattattaattatgtaaacgGGATTCCCTTTAGTAGACAAGATAACATAATATTGGTATTGATAACAATATTCTATTAGacaaatcaataattaatttgaaatcaaCAGTTAGATATGTCGAAAACCACTTTCGCTCAAAATTTGTATGCAAAGCAAAGGTGATTTAAGCGATCGACGACTCGAGGGATGCACCTTTGGCGCGAGAGTTGGTTTTCGCTTCGCCCCAGTTGGTCGCGATATTTTCCGCGCCAAGCGTCAGTGTATACGCGAGAGGAGCGTACCTGACGCGCATCCGTCGACGGCGCTGAAAAGGCCCAGATTCGGTGATCCGTCTTAATCGGATGCCGACGTTCCCGGATGTGACGGAACGATGAGCAAACGCCGTTGCCGCGCGCTGCGGCGCGCGGCCTGGTTGCCGTCGCGGCGCTCACATCGGTCGTCGTGGTAGCTACCCTTCGTCCTCCCGCCTCAGCATCCCGGCATCCCTTTTAGTCTTAGCCGCCGGCTATACATAAACTATACAACCCCCATGGTAGCGACAAGCAACGACCCCGACTCGTGTGTCTCGCCTGTATGCGCCGCGGGGGCCGCCTGTCCCGCGCGCCTGCTCGTTCGGGCATGAAAATTCCGCACCCCTCGTTGCACAGAATCATCCCGCAATCCATCGATCGAGCCGGCCCATCGTTCCGCTTTCGTTGGACCGCGAGAACgtcgagggagagaaaaaaaaaagaggaaaacgaGAGAAACACGAAGACACGCGCGAGGTCGACGATGTCCGGGTCGCGCGAAGAAACTATAAGCGACGCGCGCGGCTCTCTTTCTCGCGTAAACtttaggtaaaaaaaatgaaatcgCACGCTGCGACCCCGGGATGCGCGAATAATAAAAGGTTAATAACCTTCGTCGGAAGGGCAATTGATTTTGCGTAGCCAAGCGTGATCTTGTTTAACATTCGTTTTCAATTCTTTGCGGATAATAGGTACCTAACGATAGATGTTTAAGAGCCAATCTTGACTTTTGACATTTAAGTATAAATAGAGTGAGATATTTAAAGTTTgaactttcttctttttcttattttccttatgttttatgcaaatttttttacgcaaATATCTTGATCACTCTCTTGTGAAGAtttcaatatttgaaaatgtaatattttttaacttaataatttctcTATATATGAGGAATACATGTCTTAAGTTTGTTGATCGAGAACGCCGCGAGCGGAGTAAATTTCGGCAagaaataattgcattatttagGTGCTCTACCGCACATGCTCTCTAATAGAACGATCGTTAGTGGGCGCATTAGCGATCGGGGCGACCGTAAATTCGAAGGGCCGTGTCGCGAACAATGGCGGAACAATTTCGTAACAAACTACAGGCGAAGGTTTCGAGAATGTGTATGCCAAAACTCTCGTAATAGTGGGAGAGAGCCGACAGCGACAAAACGCATTCCAATTGATATATGATGCATTACGTACCCCAACTTGTTGGAATTATCTCCCTTTCTCTGTAATTTCGACATCCTATTTGCAAATTAAgacataaattatagaaataccTCGAGAAATACCGAAACTGCAAAAACTTCGAAACAAAACACACAATGAGGAAATTTACCACTTTTTCTTccattctataaataataatgaatgaaGAATGCGTCCATAAGAGCCTTAATTGttctaaaaaattgaaataataataaaaattaatatgagtAATAGATGAAaccaaaataaaaaacaaaataacaaatataataataatccatagaatataacaaataataaatttacacgGCAGATggattatttctttctaaaagAATTCGTTCGAACCTACAAAAAATTCGTTCATATACAAAATCTGTGATCTCGTATTGGCAAAATATAGGATTACCATCAAAACTTTTATCAGAACGAAACATTGCAAGCAGCGAATGATACATCATACGTCGTGTTGTAATGCGTTCGCCCTCTGTTTGTGAAAATACCCTATGACAGGCGAAAAAAATGAAGCAGAGGCTCAAGGGCTAAGGAACATTGGTTGGGGTAGCATTAATAATTCGTGCGCCATGTCGGTTCTTTGCTCGTTCGAATAGACGTTAATCCCGGGGAAATTTTCCCGACAAATTACGTTCGCCGAATCGAGCAGAAGTTCGATTCTACGAGGAATCTCGAAGAGAAATTACACGTTTTCAAGAGCGACCGcagaaattaaatcttttccCACAGACTTTCAGCAGTCGATCTAATTTCGCGTGAAAAGGTAGAGAAAAGTGCATACACACAGGCGGGAAAAAGAAAGTCACGAAGAGTTCAGAGATCAATTCAGGAGCG
Coding sequences:
- the LOC139809798 gene encoding uncharacterized protein isoform X3 encodes the protein MIGSILWPGDDSTAGTLVRTQVNAQSNWSIHTVEVKRYYDTYFHARKGLAGIIEYASAYETDTEKEMGRGKRKKKMKPIASSDESDNDQHLENQFKKKKPSIPSPPAIHVPEASTSVDKTSSHKYKRYVIEDSSNIKESKVARHLDEPRVPLIRVRTPSTINKGEVSGSKTKHNPRYERSPLSSKEKLDPPIRNSSNFVSADFHERFIRLEEKLEDISSKLDVIIMNQENLNRSLLPEKSVINRPSNLPFLPLSDIKSLEEFEKFLSKDVNLSAACYYLKSLPLGNNEKTATSKLMTQLMTNSLAVHFNFEGHNPQKAMKIKRSFKQLKLWELFQGVMLLKFPNSDLSEALNAIRNWLRNAAWRKQD
- the LOC139809798 gene encoding uncharacterized protein isoform X2; protein product: MSESPPFVVVKFLSIDNDEDEYYEVALSKWLQDLDENMIGSILWPGDDSTAGTLVRTQVNAQSNWSIHTVEVKRYYDTYFHARKGLAGIIEYASAYETDTEKEMGRGKRKKKMKPIASSDESDNDQHLENQFKKKKPSIPSPPAIHVPEASTSVDKTSSHKYKRYVIEDSSNIKESKVARHLDEPRVPLIRVRTPSTINKGEVSGSKTKHNPRYERSPLSSKEKLDPPIRNSSNFVSADFHERFIRLEEKLEDISSKLDVIIMNQENLNRSLLPEKSVINRPSNLPFLPLSDIKSLEEFEKFLSKDVNLSAACYYLKSLPLGNNEKTATSKLMTQLMTNSLAVHFNFEGHNPQKAMKIKRSFKQLKLWELFQGVMLLKFPNSDLSEALNAIRNWLRNAAWRKQD
- the LOC139809798 gene encoding uncharacterized protein isoform X1 gives rise to the protein MDNEDRPFVVVKFLSIDNDEDEYYEVALSKWLQDLDENMIGSILWPGDDSTAGTLVRTQVNAQSNWSIHTVEVKRYYDTYFHARKGLAGIIEYASAYETDTEKEMGRGKRKKKMKPIASSDESDNDQHLENQFKKKKPSIPSPPAIHVPEASTSVDKTSSHKYKRYVIEDSSNIKESKVARHLDEPRVPLIRVRTPSTINKGEVSGSKTKHNPRYERSPLSSKEKLDPPIRNSSNFVSADFHERFIRLEEKLEDISSKLDVIIMNQENLNRSLLPEKSVINRPSNLPFLPLSDIKSLEEFEKFLSKDVNLSAACYYLKSLPLGNNEKTATSKLMTQLMTNSLAVHFNFEGHNPQKAMKIKRSFKQLKLWELFQGVMLLKFPNSDLSEALNAIRNWLRNAAWRKQD